The following proteins are co-located in the Triticum aestivum cultivar Chinese Spring chromosome 1A, IWGSC CS RefSeq v2.1, whole genome shotgun sequence genome:
- the LOC123050537 gene encoding extensin-like, producing MRSLPIVVLSLLILVLAAHVSQADDKGSSVGSGKDSHDGDDHKSNGVGPVKKPKCPKPGHGPKNHDNDGRGPPEKECDDGETTPSSPGPSPDQGNGSPSPPPSPSYSPPMTPSPPPPSETSPPPPSSSPPPTPSSSPSVTPPTYEPNDQSPPPPLNPSPIPPPPPSSAPAAPPMNPTNDQSPPPSPSSSPPTIAPVTPQTPPSSPPVTPPSYEPNDQSPPPTLNPPSIPSPPPSSPTVAPPMNPTNDQPPPPSSSSSPPPIAPTTQPPPSSPPATPPSDSTDEETPTSPPSSSPPVITLSSPPPPSSSTAPAPSIATPPLSNPPATPPTYQADNQSPPPPPSYSSPPTTLASPPPPPLSPPAIAPTTSTPPPSTSPSPMYTPPATPPTGSTDEQTP from the coding sequence ATGAGATCACTGCCCATTGTAGTACTTTCCCTCCTGATTCTTGTCCTTGCTGCCCATGTATCCCAAGCCGATGACAAGGGCTCTTCGGTTGGAAGTGGGAAGGATTCCCATGATGGTGATGATCATAAATCAAATGGTGTAGGGCCGGTGAAAAAACCAAAATGCCCTAAGCCCGGACATGGTCCGAAAAACCATGACAATGATGGTCGAGGACCACCGGAAAAGGAGTGCGATGATGGAGAGACAACACCGTCATCACCTGGGCCTTCCCCAGACCAAGGTAATGGTTCGCCATCACCACCGCCATCCCCATCTTATTCACCACCCATGACTCCATCACCTCCACCTCCATCAGAAACTAGTCCTCCTCCGCCTTCATCAAGCCCCCCACCAACACCTTCATCTAGTCCTTCTGTTACACCTCCAACCTACGAACCTAATGATCAATCGCCACCGCCTCCATTGAATCCTTCGCCCATTCCCCCACCACCTCCATCTAGTGCGCCTGCGGCACCTCCAATGAACCCGACTAATGATCAatctcctccaccatctccttcaTCTAGCCCCCCAACGATAGCTCCAGTCACCCCACAAACACCTCCATCTAGTCCCCCTGTTACGCCTCCATCTTACGAACCTAACGATCAATCGCCACCACCTACATTGAATCCTCCGTCCATTCCCTCACCACCTCCATCAAGCCCAACTGTGGCACCTCCTATGAACCCAACTAATGATCAGCCTCCTCCACCATCGTCGTCATCTAGCCCCCCACCAATAGCTCCAACTACTCAGCCACCTCCCTCTAGCCCACCTGCTACACCTCCATCAGACTCAACTGATGAGGAAACTCctacatcaccaccatcatctagTCCACCAGTAATAACACTATCAAGCCCTCCACCACCGTCATCGAGTACAGCACCGGCTCCATCCATTGCCACACCACCTTTGTCTAATCCCCCTGCCACACCTCCAACGTACCAAGCTGATAACCAATCCCCTCCACCTCCACCATCATACAGTTCGCCACCGACAACATTAGCtagtcctccaccaccaccattgaGTCCACCAGCAATAGCACCAACCACTAGCACACCTCCTCCATCTACTTCCCCATCGCCTATGTACACTCCACCAGCAACACCTCCAACGGGCTCAACTGATGAGCAAACTCCA